From the Danio aesculapii chromosome 9, fDanAes4.1, whole genome shotgun sequence genome, one window contains:
- the serpine3 gene encoding probable serpin E3, with translation MPLLSASSLFICLWLVELCNVANSVLSSSFSDLHTQFGFSLYQTLAETENKSNLIVSPASVSLCLGLLQLGARGNTLVQLEGTLGYDVNDARVQNILSRPQGDLGNSSESLRLQLANALFIQSGVKLLPEFTQHALGWGNTSLLSVNFSNPNHTHSQLQQWAHYQSKADDHLQTREELLHSSEEEEATRQDHLLYMALVSTLVFHGAWQKQFLFTETQNLPFTFSDGSTVKVPMMYQSSEVNIGHFRLPSEQEYTVLELPYLDHSLRLLVALPSDRKTPLSQLEKQITARAVGLWDSGLRRTKMDIFLPRFKMQSKINLKPVLQSLGVSDIFNPSAADFRGISDTDGLFVSEAFHEARIEVTEAGTKAASATAMVLLKRSRSAVFKADRPFLFILRQISTGSLLFIGRVLNPAEMP, from the exons TGCTGTCTGCATCGtctctgttcatctgtctgtGGCTGGTGGAGCTCTGCAATGTAGCCAACAGTGTCTTGAGCAGCAGCTTCAGTGATCTACACACACAGTTTGGTTTCAGCCTCTACCAGACGCTCGCAGAGACGGAGAATAAGTCCAACCTGATAGTGTCTCCGGCCAGCGTGTCACTGTGTCTGGGTCTTCTGCAGCTCGGGGCCAGGGGGAACACTCTGGTTCAGCTCGAGGGTACATTGGGATATGATGTCAATG ATGCTCGTGTGCAGAACATTCTGTCTCGGCCGCAGGGAGACCTGGGTAACTCCAGTGAGAGCCTGAGGCTTCAGCTTGCCAATGCCTTATTCATCCAGAGTGGGGTAAAACTCCTGCCAGAATTTACCCAGCATGCTTTGGGATGGGGTAACACTAGTCTACTGAGTGTAAACTTCAGTAATCCCAACCACACTCACAGTCAGCTACAACAATGGGCACATTACCAAAGTAAAG CTGATGACCATCTCCAGACAAGAGAGGAGCTTCTTCACTCTAGTGAAGAGGAAGAGGCCACCAGGCAGGACCATTTACTCTACATGGCTCTTGTGAGCACACTGGTGTTCCATGGAGCTTGGCAGAAACAGTTCCTCTTCACTGAGACACAAAACCTGCCCTTTACCTTCTCAGATGGCAGCACAGTAAAAGTGCCCATGATGTACCAGTCAAGCGAAGTCAATATCG GTCATTTCCGGCTGCCCTCAGAGCAGGAGTACACCGTGTTGGAACTGCCGTATCTGGACCACTCTCTCAGGCTGCTGGTGGCATTACCCAGTGACCGGAAAACTCCTCTGTCACAGCTGGAAAAGCAGATCACGGCCCGTGCTGTGGGACTGTGGGATAGTGGATTAAGGCGCACTAAAATGGATATATTTCTGCCCAG GTTTAAGATGCAGAGCAAGATCAATCTGAAGCCTGTTCTACAGTCTCTCGGTGTCTCTGACATCTTTAATCCATCAGCTGCTGATTTTAGAGGCATCTCAG ATACAGATGGGCTTTTCGTATCAGAGGCTTTCCATGAGGCAAGAATAGAGGTGACAGAGGCAGGCACAAAAGCAGCTTCGGCTACAG CAATGGTGCTACTGAAAAGATCCCGTTCAGCAGTTTTTAAGGCAGATCGACCGTTCCTCTTTATCTTACGGCAAATCAGCACAG GTTCGTTGCTGTTTATAGGTCGAGTTCTAAATCCAGCCGAAATGCCTTGA